One stretch of Microcoleus sp. FACHB-672 DNA includes these proteins:
- a CDS encoding IS1 family transposase yields MSQSLKRFLTFVGNKRNNLWIWTAVNHKQAGILAWIIGDRSSETFKFFSSNADFLQCQAK; encoded by the coding sequence ATGTCCCAAAGTCTGAAGAGATTCCTGACCTTTGTTGGCAATAAGCGCAACAACTTATGGATTTGGACTGCTGTTAACCACAAACAGGCAGGTATTTTGGCATGGATCATTGGAGATCGCAGTAGCGAAACCTTTAAGTTCTTTTCCAGCAACGCCGATTTTCTACAATGTCAAGCAAAATAG
- a CDS encoding PAS domain S-box protein: MRLPRSLSALETWGFGLTGHLAWIGTAPLMHAALGPSAIFVWLPAAVVGVLLNLQVKRLGEEWPDVSGGTPNYATRLLSKYPGLGRYMAIAYFIGWAGYLPINPIILTALVKANLEPLGIACPETALKIGFTLIAYIVALSGTRTLGILHTFFIFPAVGFLLVFCVQGLGWLAFSPASPGLFPSSFSPLTFTDWAKWFFFAVYIAYACETGSSFVADSRRPGETLRALKLAACLIPVVVLGGSWVLMRLATQPGLGEDTFMNMFAAAKPFWGESASLIVTLLIASSSLLACATAVSNSPRILYQLALDGHLSPVFTIVSRQGVLQPALIFSLFISLIYLAWGDISRIVVVTGSGYMAAMMLVHLGLWLRRDRAEVRWGKWSLGFCIMEALVLLVGGVAWSWQDVLIGLLCPVAILSADALSRRIAFPPFHPTWWIERYRRRSRQFQDFVASQVLILLVLVCSATAITWVIRDKFERIDPRAGNNLLVILLLTSAFVSIAVACWTSLPQVAAIDEARQHAENLFIAALDTVPDTILVVGENGEIDQANPAAEALFGLNAHELLGENLNTLLPGLGHSPAQWSNQSEQALERYQGLRIIEATVSERSNRNLPEYIVILRDITERKHAEAVLHESEERFRLMADTAPVLIWVAGTDKRCHYFNKVWLEFTGRTMEEEAGHGWLEGVHPEDRQQCLETYITEFDARQSFRMEYRIQRADGEYRWILDTGNPRFLPDGSFAGYIGSCIDITERKQIESALQASNQRTVNILESITDAFLALDRQWNFTYINRQALHFFQRSTPEELLGKNIWQEYPQTSDSLFYHQYHKAVAQQIPVAFESYSPRLNIWLEVRAYPAEDGLSVYFRDITERKQAEEALQTSEARLRAQATQLEQTLQDLQRTQTQLIQTEKMSGLGQLVAGVAHEINNPVNFIYGNITHVSEYAQELLNLIHLFEQGYSYSDPEIQDSIDKMDLDFIIEDMPKTLSSMKVGAERIRNIVLTLRNFSRLDESDMKPVDIHEGIESTLLILQNALKNKPDSPGIEIIKKYEALPLVECYAGQLNQVFMNILTNAIDALHKHDKERAPEQIKENPSQITIHTQVLDSNRIGIQFKDNGPGMSESVLARIFDPFFTTKPVGEGTGLGLSISYQIIADKHKGRLECHSEPGEGAEFWIEIPIKQS; this comes from the coding sequence ATGCGGCTGCCCCGAAGCCTCAGCGCCCTTGAAACTTGGGGCTTTGGTCTGACAGGTCACTTGGCATGGATTGGCACCGCACCGCTGATGCACGCTGCGCTTGGCCCCTCTGCAATTTTCGTGTGGTTGCCGGCGGCAGTTGTGGGGGTGTTACTAAACTTGCAGGTGAAACGCTTAGGGGAAGAGTGGCCAGATGTATCGGGCGGAACCCCTAATTATGCAACCAGGCTGCTCTCGAAGTATCCAGGTCTGGGTCGCTATATGGCGATCGCATACTTCATCGGCTGGGCCGGCTATTTGCCGATCAACCCAATCATCCTCACGGCGCTGGTTAAAGCCAACCTAGAACCCTTGGGCATTGCTTGTCCCGAAACCGCTCTCAAAATCGGATTCACGCTAATCGCTTATATTGTGGCGTTGAGCGGCACCCGCACCTTGGGAATTTTGCATACATTTTTCATTTTCCCAGCCGTGGGATTCTTGCTGGTGTTTTGCGTTCAAGGTTTGGGATGGTTAGCTTTCTCGCCGGCTAGTCCGGGACTTTTTCCCAGCAGTTTCTCGCCCTTAACCTTTACTGACTGGGCGAAGTGGTTCTTCTTTGCCGTCTACATTGCTTATGCGTGCGAAACAGGCTCCTCATTTGTCGCTGACAGCCGGCGTCCTGGAGAAACATTGCGAGCTCTCAAGCTGGCCGCTTGCCTAATCCCTGTTGTCGTTCTGGGCGGATCTTGGGTACTCATGCGTTTAGCGACACAACCGGGGCTAGGCGAGGATACATTTATGAATATGTTCGCCGCAGCTAAGCCATTCTGGGGTGAATCAGCCTCTTTGATCGTCACGCTACTAATTGCCTCCAGCAGCCTTCTCGCTTGTGCCACTGCGGTTTCCAACTCTCCCCGCATTTTGTATCAACTAGCCCTAGACGGACACCTTTCACCTGTCTTCACGATCGTTTCCCGGCAGGGTGTTCTGCAACCGGCCTTAATTTTCTCCCTTTTCATCAGCCTGATTTATTTGGCTTGGGGAGATATCTCTCGAATCGTAGTAGTCACCGGCAGTGGCTATATGGCAGCCATGATGTTAGTTCATCTGGGACTATGGCTACGCCGGGATCGGGCAGAAGTGCGCTGGGGTAAGTGGTCACTCGGCTTCTGCATCATGGAGGCACTTGTCCTGCTAGTGGGAGGCGTTGCTTGGAGTTGGCAAGATGTGCTGATCGGGCTGCTGTGTCCTGTCGCCATTTTGAGCGCGGATGCCCTTAGTCGCCGCATTGCCTTTCCACCGTTTCATCCAACGTGGTGGATTGAGCGTTACCGCCGGCGGAGTCGTCAGTTCCAAGATTTTGTTGCCTCTCAGGTACTCATTCTCCTCGTATTAGTTTGTAGTGCAACCGCAATTACCTGGGTGATTCGGGACAAGTTCGAGCGCATCGATCCCCGTGCCGGCAACAATCTTTTAGTTATTTTGCTCCTAACCAGTGCATTTGTCTCGATTGCCGTTGCCTGCTGGACAAGCTTGCCTCAAGTTGCTGCCATTGACGAAGCCCGTCAACACGCTGAAAATCTTTTTATTGCTGCCCTTGACACGGTTCCAGATACGATTCTCGTCGTCGGTGAAAACGGGGAAATTGATCAGGCAAACCCAGCCGCAGAGGCACTCTTCGGCTTAAATGCCCATGAGTTGCTGGGGGAAAACTTGAACACACTTTTGCCCGGTTTAGGACATTCGCCGGCTCAATGGTCAAACCAAAGCGAACAAGCATTGGAACGCTATCAAGGCTTACGCATCATTGAAGCGACAGTTTCCGAGCGTTCAAATCGTAATCTTCCAGAATATATTGTCATTCTGCGCGACATTACAGAGCGCAAACACGCCGAGGCGGTTTTGCACGAAAGCGAAGAACGATTTCGCTTAATGGCAGATACCGCGCCGGTTCTGATTTGGGTTGCCGGCACTGATAAACGCTGTCATTACTTTAATAAAGTTTGGCTAGAATTCACCGGCAGAACAATGGAGGAAGAAGCCGGTCATGGCTGGCTCGAAGGTGTTCATCCTGAAGATAGACAACAGTGTTTAGAAACCTATATTACTGAATTTGACGCCCGCCAAAGCTTCCGAATGGAATACCGTATCCAGCGTGCTGACGGCGAGTATCGCTGGATCTTGGATACTGGAAATCCTCGGTTTTTACCAGATGGCAGCTTTGCCGGCTACATTGGCTCCTGTATTGACATTACTGAACGCAAGCAGATCGAGTCAGCGCTACAAGCATCTAACCAGAGAACTGTAAATATTTTGGAAAGTATCACTGATGCCTTTTTGGCTCTAGATCGGCAGTGGAACTTTACTTATATCAACCGACAAGCGCTTCATTTTTTTCAAAGAAGTACACCCGAAGAACTCCTCGGCAAGAATATTTGGCAGGAATATCCGCAAACAAGCGATTCGCTCTTTTACCATCAGTATCACAAAGCTGTCGCTCAACAAATTCCTGTAGCGTTTGAGAGCTACTCTCCACGTTTAAATATTTGGCTTGAAGTCCGCGCCTATCCGGCTGAAGATGGGCTTTCTGTTTACTTCCGTGACATCACTGAGCGCAAGCAAGCGGAAGAAGCCCTACAAACATCAGAAGCTCGTTTGAGAGCGCAAGCAACGCAGCTAGAACAAACACTGCAAGATTTACAGCGAACTCAAACTCAACTGATCCAGACAGAGAAAATGTCAGGTCTTGGTCAGTTGGTTGCCGGGGTTGCTCACGAAATTAACAATCCGGTTAACTTTATTTATGGCAACATCACTCACGTCAGCGAATACGCTCAGGAACTCCTGAATTTAATACACCTTTTCGAGCAGGGTTATAGCTACAGCGATCCTGAAATTCAAGATTCTATTGACAAGATGGATCTTGATTTTATTATTGAGGATATGCCCAAGACCCTGTCTTCTATGAAAGTGGGAGCTGAACGTATCCGAAATATTGTGCTGACGTTGCGGAATTTCTCCCGGCTTGACGAATCAGATATGAAGCCGGTTGACATCCATGAAGGCATCGAAAGCACGCTGTTAATTTTGCAGAATGCGTTGAAGAACAAACCAGATTCTCCTGGTATTGAAATTATCAAGAAATATGAAGCGTTACCTCTGGTTGAATGTTATGCCGGCCAACTCAATCAGGTGTTTATGAACATCCTCACCAATGCCATTGACGCCTTGCATAAGCATGACAAAGAGCGAGCACCTGAACAGATCAAAGAGAACCCCAGTCAAATTACAATTCACACGCAAGTGCTGGACAGCAATCGCATAGGAATTCAGTTTAAAGACAATGGGCCAGGAATGAGCGAAAGCGTTCTGGCGCGAATATTTGATCCGTTTTTTACAACAAAACCTGTGGGAGAAGGCACCGGCTTGGGATTATCCATCAGCTATCAAATTATCGCTGACAAGCATAAAGGCCGGCTAGAATGTCACTCAGAACCCGGAGAAGGCGCAGAGTTTTGGATTGAAATTCCCATTAAGCAAAGCTGA
- a CDS encoding HAD family hydrolase: protein MPANPPTILALDFDGVLCDGLLEYFQAAWRTYCQIWTPADTTPPAELAPIFYRLRPVIETGWEMPVLIRALVLGVPEEKILLEWQTIAPQLLLEEGLQPSDTGRQLDRLRDEWIATDVADWLSYHRFYPGVIERLRHLLQLPVRLVIITTKEGRFVRQLLQEQDIELPDACIFGKEVQRPKHFILRELLQTPADEPSIWFVEDRLKTLQIVQQQPDLTQVRLFLADWGYNTAVEREAAGATPHINLLSLSQFSQEFAAWP from the coding sequence ATGCCGGCGAACCCTCCCACAATTCTCGCGCTTGACTTTGATGGCGTCCTTTGTGATGGACTGCTTGAGTATTTCCAAGCTGCATGGCGCACCTACTGTCAAATCTGGACACCGGCAGACACCACACCACCGGCAGAGTTAGCCCCCATATTTTACCGGCTACGACCTGTGATCGAAACCGGCTGGGAGATGCCGGTGCTAATCCGCGCCTTGGTATTAGGTGTTCCTGAAGAGAAAATCCTGCTGGAGTGGCAAACAATTGCGCCGCAGTTGTTGTTAGAAGAAGGACTGCAACCCTCAGACACCGGCAGGCAACTTGATCGGCTGCGGGATGAATGGATCGCCACTGATGTAGCAGACTGGTTAAGTTACCACCGCTTTTATCCCGGTGTCATCGAAAGATTGCGGCATCTGTTGCAGTTGCCGGTGCGTTTAGTCATTATTACCACCAAAGAAGGGCGTTTCGTTCGGCAACTGCTGCAGGAACAAGACATTGAACTGCCAGATGCCTGTATCTTTGGCAAAGAAGTGCAGCGTCCTAAGCACTTTATTCTGCGAGAATTATTACAAACGCCGGCTGATGAACCGAGTATTTGGTTTGTAGAAGACCGGCTCAAAACATTGCAAATCGTGCAGCAGCAGCCAGACCTCACCCAGGTTAGGCTTTTTCTGGCAGATTGGGGTTACAATACAGCCGTTGAGCGGGAAGCTGCCGGTGCAACCCCACACATCAATCTGCTGTCTCTCTCTCAATTCTCTCAAGAGTTTGCAGCGTGGCCTTAA
- a CDS encoding amino acid permease, producing the protein MPTPPFTGVDNPQRDSTRLPRSLSALETWGFGLTGHLVGWVTNAPAIHLALGPAAIFVWLPAVFMGVLFNLQVKRLGEQWPEMSGGTPNYITRLLSNYPALGRYAAIAYFLAWATFPPASAIILTEIVKANLEPFGIDSPELILKIAFTLIVYIVALSGTRTLAILQAFFIFPAIGFLLVFCVQGLGWLAFSPNSPGFFPSSWPHLTWVDWGKWSFFAIMSSCGCETASCFVADSRRPGETLRFLSFAAWLIPPVCLGGSWVLARLAASPGVNDNSYSLLVTSATMFWGSWATLPITLLLASSCLVIAATSVANAPRVLYQLALDGYISPVFSIVSPEGVLQPALIFSLFISLIALGWGDLAQLVVLTCAPAMVMFMALHLGLWLRRLQPEVRWGRLSLGFFAFDTLVLVMVGVGWGWQDLAIGLLLPVAIVAADAVIRRVSLPPFSPQWWVRKTPVPYHRQFKDFLVLQVVTLLVLVCSATVIGWALRAILDRSADSAGNDLLIVLLLTVAFFAIAIACWTSLPQVASIAQAREQAENLFITALDTVPDTILVVAKNGVILQTNPAASTLFDTGTVELVGRHLHEFLPAITLEPELGQSRSEQIFKRSEQELRTLEATISHRANRKLQEYIVILRDVTERKQVELELRQTLQLKEELAATATEQAEQLEGAFQELRQTQERLLQSVESDRVLTHVTDQIRRTLDLKTILETIVREVLALLLTDRVVIYQFTQDWKGKIVVETVSGEWQLLQGEEYADECFPTEYARLYTYGRVRAVDNIAESDLNPCHKKFLQELNIKANLVVPIRIDYYLWGLLIAHECSEPRVWQPAEIELLQQLANQAAIAIQQAELYQQSCSAAQTATAQAQKLEQALQQLQQAQAQLVQSEKMSSLGQLVAGVAHEINNPVNFIYGNLTYVSDYTQALMTLINLYQEGYSHTDPKIQDIIEEIDLEFLLEDLPKTVSSMKMGANRIREIVLTLRNFSRLDEADMKPVDIHEGLDSTLLILQNRLKAKPELPGITIIKEYGELPAVECYAGQLNQVFMNILGNGIDALHKHDEARTPEQIKDSPSTIAISSRVIDSNRVEIRFKDNGPGMTENIKKRVFDPFFTTKPVGEGTGLGLSISYQIIADKHGGQMKCNSQPGEGAEFIIEIPIRQSACAKVKIS; encoded by the coding sequence ATGCCTACGCCGCCTTTTACTGGTGTGGATAATCCTCAGCGCGATTCCACGCGCTTACCCCGTAGCTTGAGTGCGCTGGAAACTTGGGGGTTCGGACTCACCGGCCATTTAGTAGGATGGGTCACCAATGCGCCGGCAATCCACTTAGCGCTGGGACCGGCTGCCATTTTTGTGTGGTTGCCGGCAGTATTCATGGGAGTGCTGTTCAACCTGCAAGTGAAACGCTTAGGGGAACAGTGGCCAGAAATGTCAGGGGGAACGCCCAATTATATAACCAGACTGCTGAGTAACTATCCCGCGCTAGGCCGTTATGCCGCAATCGCCTATTTCTTAGCCTGGGCCACCTTTCCGCCGGCAAGCGCCATCATCCTCACAGAAATTGTCAAAGCCAACTTAGAACCCTTTGGCATTGATTCCCCCGAACTCATTCTAAAAATAGCGTTTACCCTCATCGTTTACATTGTGGCGTTGAGCGGCACCCGCACCTTGGCAATCTTGCAAGCATTTTTCATCTTCCCAGCCATTGGATTCTTGCTAGTCTTTTGCGTTCAAGGTCTGGGCTGGTTAGCCTTCTCACCCAACAGTCCCGGATTTTTCCCCTCCAGTTGGCCGCACCTAACCTGGGTTGATTGGGGCAAGTGGTCTTTCTTCGCAATTATGAGCAGTTGTGGCTGCGAAACTGCTTCCTGTTTTGTTGCTGACAGCCGGCGTCCAGGGGAAACCCTACGATTTCTTTCCTTCGCCGCTTGGCTGATTCCTCCCGTGTGTCTGGGGGGTTCCTGGGTGCTGGCGCGGTTAGCAGCCTCTCCGGGAGTGAATGACAACTCTTACTCGCTTTTAGTAACCTCTGCCACCATGTTTTGGGGCAGTTGGGCAACATTACCTATAACACTCCTGCTCGCCTCAAGCTGTCTAGTGATTGCCGCAACTTCCGTCGCCAATGCGCCTCGCGTTTTATACCAACTCGCGCTAGACGGATACATTTCACCCGTGTTCAGCATCGTCTCTCCAGAGGGCGTTCTGCAACCGGCCCTTATATTCTCCCTTTTCATTAGTCTGATCGCTTTGGGTTGGGGAGATTTAGCCCAACTTGTCGTACTAACCTGTGCGCCGGCGATGGTAATGTTCATGGCATTGCATCTAGGTCTGTGGCTGCGTCGGCTTCAGCCAGAAGTGCGGTGGGGGCGGTTGTCCCTTGGCTTCTTCGCCTTTGATACGCTGGTGCTGGTAATGGTTGGCGTGGGATGGGGTTGGCAAGATTTAGCAATTGGGTTGTTATTGCCGGTGGCAATTGTGGCAGCAGATGCAGTGATCCGCCGTGTTTCCTTGCCACCCTTCTCCCCACAGTGGTGGGTGAGGAAAACCCCTGTGCCTTACCATCGCCAGTTTAAAGATTTTTTGGTGCTTCAGGTCGTTACCCTACTCGTATTAGTCTGTAGCGCTACGGTTATAGGCTGGGCGCTCAGGGCAATATTAGATAGAAGCGCTGACAGTGCCGGCAACGATCTTTTAATTGTTTTATTGCTAACAGTCGCCTTTTTTGCGATTGCAATTGCTTGCTGGACAAGCTTGCCTCAAGTTGCTTCAATTGCTCAAGCGCGGGAACAAGCAGAAAACTTGTTTATTACTGCCCTTGATACCGTTCCGGATACGATTCTCGTCGTGGCTAAAAACGGCGTGATTCTCCAAACTAACCCAGCCGCATCCACACTTTTTGACACCGGCACCGTTGAACTGGTTGGGCGTCATCTTCATGAGTTTTTGCCGGCAATAACGTTGGAGCCAGAGTTAGGGCAAAGCCGAAGTGAACAGATATTCAAGCGAAGTGAACAAGAATTACGCACGCTCGAAGCAACGATTTCACACCGAGCGAATCGAAAGCTACAAGAATATATTGTGATACTGCGCGATGTGACGGAGCGCAAGCAAGTTGAGTTAGAATTGCGGCAAACATTGCAACTTAAAGAAGAACTTGCTGCCACGGCAACTGAGCAAGCCGAACAATTAGAAGGAGCGTTTCAGGAATTGCGGCAAACTCAAGAGCGGCTGCTTCAATCTGTAGAATCTGACCGAGTTTTAACGCACGTTACAGACCAAATTCGCAGAACTTTAGATTTAAAGACAATTCTGGAAACAATTGTGCGAGAAGTCCTCGCGTTACTTCTCACAGATCGAGTTGTCATTTACCAATTCACCCAAGATTGGAAAGGCAAAATTGTTGTAGAAACCGTCAGCGGGGAGTGGCAATTACTTCAGGGAGAGGAGTATGCAGATGAATGTTTTCCCACAGAGTACGCCCGCCTTTACACCTACGGACGCGTTAGAGCCGTTGATAATATTGCTGAGTCAGATTTAAATCCCTGTCATAAAAAGTTTTTGCAAGAACTTAACATTAAAGCCAATCTTGTTGTACCGATTCGGATTGATTATTATTTGTGGGGATTACTAATCGCGCATGAATGTTCTGAGCCTAGGGTTTGGCAGCCGGCAGAAATTGAATTGCTGCAACAATTAGCTAACCAAGCAGCAATTGCGATTCAGCAAGCCGAACTCTATCAACAAAGCTGTTCTGCGGCTCAAACAGCAACCGCTCAAGCTCAGAAACTCGAACAAGCGCTGCAACAGCTTCAACAAGCTCAGGCTCAATTGGTTCAAAGTGAGAAAATGTCTTCGCTCGGTCAGTTGGTTGCCGGTGTGGCGCATGAGATTAACAACCCGGTTAATTTCATTTATGGCAACCTCACGTATGTTAGTGATTATACTCAGGCTCTCATGACGTTAATCAACCTTTATCAAGAAGGTTATTCCCATACTGACCCAAAAATTCAAGACATTATTGAAGAGATTGACCTTGAGTTTTTGCTAGAAGATTTGCCAAAGACGGTCTCTTCCATGAAAATGGGAGCGAATCGCATTCGAGAGATTGTTTTAACCTTGCGAAATTTTTCTCGGCTTGACGAAGCAGATATGAAGCCGGTGGATATTCATGAAGGTTTGGATAGTACCCTTTTGATTTTGCAAAATCGCTTGAAAGCAAAACCGGAATTACCCGGGATTACAATTATTAAGGAATATGGGGAGTTGCCGGCAGTTGAATGTTATGCCGGCCAACTCAATCAAGTTTTTATGAATATCCTGGGCAATGGAATAGATGCCCTGCACAAACATGACGAAGCCCGAACACCTGAACAAATTAAAGACAGCCCCAGTACCATTGCAATTAGCAGCCGAGTTATTGACAGCAATCGCGTAGAAATTCGATTTAAAGATAATGGGCCGGGAATGACAGAAAACATTAAAAAACGAGTATTTGACCCGTTTTTTACAACAAAACCAGTTGGTGAAGGCACCGGCTTGGGATTATCGATTAGTTATCAAATTATTGCAGACAAACATGGTGGGCAGATGAAGTGTAACTCGCAACCGGGCGAGGGGGCAGAGTTTATTATTGAGATTCCTATCAGGCAAAGCGCTTGTGCAAAAGTGAAGATTAGTTAA
- a CDS encoding ester cyclase codes for MIIDMKSPKEVLHDWVAAYNARDPYKLIDLYHDDAINHQVAFGDPLQGREALLESFIAFFNAFPDNYTHPENIFEDGEWAIIEWSGGGTFLGELGGNAPTGKRFTLRGCGFFQILEGKICFQRGYIDKYTWFTQIGLPVS; via the coding sequence ATGATTATCGATATGAAGTCACCCAAAGAAGTTCTACACGACTGGGTTGCTGCGTATAACGCTCGCGACCCTTACAAACTTATCGATCTTTATCACGATGACGCTATCAACCATCAGGTTGCGTTTGGTGATCCTCTCCAGGGACGCGAGGCACTGCTTGAGAGTTTCATCGCCTTCTTCAACGCTTTTCCAGACAACTACACGCATCCTGAAAATATCTTCGAGGATGGTGAGTGGGCGATTATCGAGTGGAGCGGTGGCGGCACATTCTTGGGTGAGCTTGGGGGCAACGCACCAACCGGCAAACGTTTCACACTGCGCGGGTGTGGCTTCTTTCAGATCCTTGAGGGCAAAATCTGTTTCCAGCGTGGCTACATCGACAAGTACACTTGGTTCACGCAAATAGGTTTACCAGTCTCATAA
- a CDS encoding DNA double-strand break repair nuclease NurA, whose translation MLDLTQLARQLPGISKHLTQEAHAGRHRLDLAQHLMHRAEAHYAELVTKQQAWRNRLIFTAAEPVEDLQTRVYIAPAPPVHTVIATDGSQIAPNHHEIAYCYLINVGRVVLHYGESRHPLLDSLPEVFYRPEDLYESRQWGIRTEEWMGYRRTASEATILAELACNVWAPAPALPVPTIAMVDGSLIYWFLEPLPTEARDRILCTILDAWDKLQAAQIPIVGYLSASRSIEAINFLRLEACPHEVPNCVTHCPPTMPLDAAGKPIKAPCQVFEPLRDAALWASLLEPGQRSPLWRSSAPILDQYGPHTIYFCYVHVGTEIARIEVPAWVAENPDLLDSTLSLTVAQVQKGYGYPVALAEAHNQAVVRGGDRARFFSLLEREMIRAGLQNVGTSYKEARKRGSIA comes from the coding sequence ATGCTTGATCTCACACAACTCGCACGGCAACTTCCCGGCATCAGTAAGCATCTCACCCAAGAGGCCCATGCAGGTCGCCACCGCTTAGACTTAGCCCAGCACCTGATGCACAGAGCCGAAGCTCATTATGCGGAATTAGTCACGAAACAACAAGCTTGGCGAAATCGCCTGATCTTTACCGCTGCCGAGCCGGTTGAGGATTTACAAACTCGCGTCTACATTGCGCCGGCACCACCTGTCCACACCGTCATTGCCACAGATGGCTCTCAAATTGCCCCGAACCACCATGAAATCGCATACTGCTATTTAATTAACGTGGGCAGAGTGGTATTGCACTATGGCGAAAGTCGGCATCCCCTTTTAGACAGCCTTCCCGAAGTATTCTACCGGCCCGAAGACCTTTATGAATCTCGGCAATGGGGAATTCGCACAGAAGAGTGGATGGGCTACCGGCGCACGGCATCGGAGGCAACGATATTAGCAGAACTAGCCTGTAATGTGTGGGCACCAGCTCCCGCGCTGCCGGTGCCAACCATCGCAATGGTGGACGGTTCGCTAATTTACTGGTTTTTAGAACCGCTGCCAACTGAGGCACGCGATCGCATCCTCTGCACAATTCTCGATGCCTGGGACAAGCTACAAGCCGCTCAAATTCCGATTGTCGGATATCTCAGCGCCTCCCGCAGCATTGAAGCGATCAACTTTCTGCGCTTGGAAGCTTGCCCTCACGAAGTTCCTAACTGCGTCACCCATTGCCCGCCGACGATGCCTTTAGACGCTGCCGGCAAACCGATCAAAGCACCCTGCCAGGTTTTTGAACCCTTGCGAGATGCTGCCTTATGGGCCTCCTTGCTGGAACCGGGGCAGCGAAGTCCCCTGTGGCGCAGTTCTGCCCCCATTTTGGATCAGTATGGCCCTCACACGATATATTTCTGCTATGTCCATGTCGGGACTGAAATTGCTCGCATAGAGGTGCCGGCGTGGGTGGCTGAAAACCCCGACCTGCTAGACTCCACCTTAAGTTTAACCGTTGCTCAGGTGCAGAAAGGCTATGGTTATCCGGTTGCACTTGCAGAAGCTCACAATCAAGCCGTTGTGCGAGGAGGTGATCGCGCCCGTTTCTTTTCACTGCTGGAACGAGAGATGATTAGAGCCGGCTTACAAAATGTGGGCACATCGTATAAAGAAGCCCGCAAGCGCGGCAGCATCGCCTAA